One Argopecten irradians isolate NY unplaced genomic scaffold, Ai_NY scaffold_0375, whole genome shotgun sequence DNA window includes the following coding sequences:
- the LOC138312572 gene encoding histone-lysine N-methyltransferase SMYD3-like — protein MKRKGDILLQSEPFVHVLSHKQRGRRCDSCFKSGENLKRCTMCKVVRYCNAMCQKEDWTSHKGECPCLKRVFPDVPLDSVWLMLKLVLKQKAGDNGQSIKNDIGWRNFSDFKSHSEEIKCDQNRTEQLSKIVFTLRKLLGDSSLPPGDKLMETFGKMVINSFTVCDGELQPIGVAIYLSPSLLDHSCEPNAVVTFQGTKLTVRAIKDIPDPSPAN, from the exons ATGAAGAGAAAGGGCGACATACTGTTACAGTCAGAACCATTTGTACACGTATTGTCACATAAACAGAGAGGCAGAAGGTGTGATTCATGCTTCAAAAG TGGTGAGAATCTCAAGAGATGTACCATGTGTAAGGTAGTGCGCTATTGCAATGCCATGTGCCAG AAAGAGGATTGGACTTCCCACAAGGGGGAATGTCCTTGTCTGAAGAGAGTTTTTCCTGATGTTCCTCTGGACAGTGTATGGTTGATGTTAAAACTCGTCCTCAAACAAAAG gCAGGTGACAATGGACAATCTATCAAAAATGATATTGGGTGGAGAAATTTCTCTGATTTCAAATCCC ATTCTGAAGAAATCAAATGTGACCAAAACAGGACAGAACAACTATCTAAGATTGTTTTCACGTTGAGGAAACTGCTCGGAGACTCCAGCCTTCCTCCCGGAGACAAGTTAATGGAAACGTTTGGGAAG ATGGTGATAAACAGCTTTACTGTTTGTGATGGGGAATTGCAGCCTATAGGAGTGGCTATTTACCTCAG TCCCTCATTGCTTGATCACAGTTGTGAGCCTAATGCTGTAGTTACGTTCCAAGGCACCAAACTGACAGTTAGGGCCATTAAGGATATACCAGACCCATCGCCAGCTAAT